Proteins encoded within one genomic window of Thiothrix litoralis:
- a CDS encoding thioesterase II family protein gives MRNDTIILAPWLTDYRLPQQGQARVLMFPYSGAGSLAYFPWAKAWRERGTTVDFLGVQLPGRESRLRETCITEVPLLVEQLLQAILPLLDQPFVFFGHSLGALVAFEVCRGLRQQGLPLPQHLFVSAFRAPDLPNPNPPMSQLLEADLIARLRHYGGTPEAVLANADLRELLLPIVRADFTLHETYQYRDAMPLPCPLTAFTGADDTFVTPEYMAGWHKQTSEVFEQVVYPGGHFFLHEQMTDISRRLQNALKGE, from the coding sequence ATGCGCAATGACACCATAATTTTAGCGCCTTGGTTGACGGATTACCGCTTACCGCAACAGGGGCAGGCGCGGGTATTGATGTTTCCTTATTCCGGCGCAGGTTCGCTGGCGTATTTTCCTTGGGCAAAAGCATGGCGTGAGCGAGGCACAACGGTGGATTTTCTGGGGGTGCAATTGCCGGGGCGGGAAAGTCGCTTGCGGGAAACGTGCATCACCGAGGTACCGTTGCTGGTGGAGCAGTTATTACAGGCCATTTTGCCGTTGCTGGACCAGCCGTTTGTGTTTTTTGGGCATAGCTTGGGGGCATTGGTGGCTTTTGAGGTGTGCCGGGGATTACGCCAGCAGGGTCTGCCCTTGCCGCAGCATCTGTTTGTGTCAGCTTTTCGTGCACCGGATTTGCCTAATCCGAATCCGCCGATGAGCCAATTGTTGGAGGCCGATCTCATTGCTAGATTGCGTCACTACGGTGGTACACCAGAGGCAGTACTGGCCAATGCCGATTTGCGGGAGTTGCTGCTACCGATTGTGAGGGCGGATTTTACCTTGCATGAGACTTACCAGTATCGGGATGCTATGCCCTTGCCGTGTCCATTGACGGCTTTCACGGGGGCGGATGACACATTTGTTACCCCTGAATATATGGCAGGTTGGCACAAGCAGACCAGTGAGGTTTTTGAGCAAGTGGTCTATCCGGGGGGGCATTTTTTCCTGCATGAGCAGATGACGGATATTAGCAGGCGTTTACAAAACGCCCTGAAGGGTGAATAG
- a CDS encoding heavy metal translocating P-type ATPase: MIPIAVGVFVGGAAFIGVSSTASNRKRFKKRRLVEVLNGKPLEEDTRTFGERFTAAVANQSPILGKWLVSTGTSLEKWDNDYQVWVKRHIDPRLAGRARDQYLSELSAGRELCLSPEEKAINRQMLLGGVSLGVLGMGAVAGLPWVAPLIIGAGLYLSLPIFKVAYEIAVKERRLSTAHLMAVYFAGMWLGGFYVVGMLGAILGSLTQKVMVVCEDVSRYELVNIFQQQPRSVWVLLEGSEIEIPFAELQAGDVLVLDVGHTIPVDGVIVEGIASIDQHMLTGESQPVDKGVGDTVLASTIVLGGRIFVQVEKTGEETSAAQIGEILNRSTEFQLSMEARAMKIADRTLWPMLGLGAVSLPLAGTAGATAVLGSNFTLNMVWLRLLTMLNFLNVASKHRILVKNGDSLERLKKIDTVVFDKTGTLTIEQPHVVNVHACGERSADEVLRLAAAAEHRQVHPVAQAIIAAANERQLALPGIDEAQYEIGFGIKVKLQGEWVAVGSHRFMDTENIAISHEMQALEATCSANGHSLVYVAVDGELAGILELKATTRPEAADIVRSLHERGLKLYIISGDSELPTKALANELGIDGYFANTLPERKADLVKQLQAEGRNVCFIGDGINDAIALKQADVSVSLSGATTAATDTAQVVLMDADLQQFITLMDLSHALDDNINKNFNTAAGLSLVSVGGVLFFHGGFLLVEVLAALQMLLGVGIASRPLLEKQHQPDSTRRLLTKLLPEKGTTTLAQP, translated from the coding sequence ATGATTCCTATCGCTGTTGGTGTATTTGTGGGTGGGGCGGCCTTCATCGGCGTCAGTTCCACCGCGAGTAACCGTAAACGTTTCAAAAAACGCCGTTTGGTCGAAGTCCTCAATGGCAAGCCACTGGAAGAGGATACTCGCACTTTTGGCGAACGTTTCACAGCGGCTGTTGCCAATCAGTCACCTATCTTGGGCAAATGGTTGGTGAGCACAGGTACCTCGCTAGAAAAGTGGGATAACGATTACCAAGTGTGGGTCAAGCGACACATTGACCCGCGTTTGGCGGGTCGGGCGCGTGATCAATACCTGAGCGAACTATCCGCCGGGCGCGAGCTGTGTTTATCCCCCGAAGAGAAAGCCATCAACCGGCAGATGTTGCTGGGGGGAGTCTCCTTGGGTGTGTTGGGGATGGGTGCGGTTGCTGGTTTGCCGTGGGTTGCACCGCTGATTATTGGCGCAGGTTTATACCTGTCATTGCCCATTTTCAAGGTGGCGTATGAAATTGCCGTCAAGGAGCGTCGTTTGAGTACCGCGCACCTGATGGCGGTGTATTTCGCCGGAATGTGGTTAGGCGGCTTTTACGTGGTGGGGATGCTGGGTGCGATCCTCGGCAGTCTTACGCAAAAGGTGATGGTAGTTTGCGAGGATGTATCGCGCTATGAACTGGTCAATATCTTCCAGCAACAACCGCGTTCGGTGTGGGTGTTGCTGGAAGGTTCGGAAATAGAAATCCCCTTCGCCGAGTTGCAGGCAGGTGATGTGCTGGTGCTGGATGTGGGGCATACCATTCCGGTGGATGGTGTGATCGTGGAAGGGATTGCCTCGATTGACCAACACATGCTCACGGGTGAATCGCAGCCGGTGGATAAAGGCGTGGGGGATACGGTATTGGCTTCCACCATCGTGCTGGGCGGGCGTATTTTCGTGCAGGTGGAAAAAACGGGTGAAGAAACCAGTGCGGCGCAAATCGGCGAAATCCTCAACCGCAGCACCGAGTTCCAGTTGTCGATGGAAGCGCGTGCCATGAAGATTGCCGACCGTACTCTGTGGCCGATGCTGGGTCTGGGTGCGGTCAGCTTGCCATTGGCGGGGACAGCCGGGGCAACGGCGGTGTTGGGGTCTAACTTCACACTGAATATGGTGTGGTTGCGGCTGCTGACCATGCTGAATTTCCTCAATGTAGCTTCCAAACATCGGATTCTGGTCAAAAACGGCGACTCGCTCGAACGTCTGAAAAAAATTGACACGGTGGTGTTTGACAAGACAGGAACGCTGACCATTGAGCAGCCGCATGTGGTGAATGTTCACGCCTGTGGTGAGCGCAGTGCTGATGAGGTCTTGCGGTTGGCGGCGGCGGCTGAACACCGTCAGGTACATCCGGTGGCACAGGCGATTATTGCCGCCGCGAATGAACGCCAATTGGCGCTGCCGGGGATTGATGAGGCTCAGTACGAAATCGGTTTCGGCATTAAGGTCAAGCTGCAAGGCGAATGGGTGGCGGTGGGTAGTCACCGTTTCATGGATACGGAAAACATTGCCATTTCCCATGAAATGCAGGCGTTGGAAGCGACTTGCAGTGCCAACGGGCATTCCTTGGTGTACGTGGCAGTGGATGGTGAGTTAGCCGGTATTCTGGAGTTAAAAGCGACGACGCGCCCGGAAGCTGCCGACATTGTGCGCAGTTTGCACGAGCGCGGCCTGAAACTGTACATCATTTCTGGTGACAGCGAATTGCCCACCAAAGCACTGGCGAACGAGTTGGGTATTGATGGCTATTTTGCCAATACCTTGCCGGAACGCAAGGCGGATTTGGTCAAGCAGTTGCAAGCGGAAGGGCGCAATGTGTGTTTCATCGGCGATGGTATTAACGATGCGATTGCGTTGAAACAGGCGGATGTGTCAGTTTCTTTGAGTGGCGCAACCACAGCGGCAACCGATACGGCACAGGTGGTGTTGATGGATGCGGATCTTCAGCAATTCATTACCCTGATGGACTTGTCGCACGCGCTGGATGACAATATTAACAAAAACTTCAACACGGCGGCGGGCTTGAGTCTGGTCAGTGTTGGCGGGGTCTTGTTCTTCCACGGTGGTTTCTTGCTGGTGGAAGTGTTGGCGGCACTCCAGATGCTTTTGGGGGTGGGAATCGCGAGTCGGCCTTTGCTGGAAAAACAGCACCAACCTGATTCGACACGCCGTTTATTGACTAAGCTATTGCCAGAAAAAGGAACAACAACGCTTGCACAACCATAA
- a CDS encoding ABC transporter six-transmembrane domain-containing protein yields the protein MHNHNLLTGLLKANRGKLGLTYALSLGTQLLALLVPLAIGEAINGLLVHEYTSLGLFVGLWMVLAGMTVGRKMYDTRVFMGIYTAVVPKVIQQQRAMGMATSKLVARSMLIREVVDFMERDIPDVFSMVITFIGSLIMLMLFDWHIALAATLMLIPVLALNGSLWRPIQRLNRSINNNLERQAQVINQGSLLRLEQHFRFTRFLRIKTSDIEAGTGGIVELFVVVVTIYVFTFTTQTPGIEAGTVFSIITYFWNFQGSLDHLPTLMQSISRVKDILRRIREGIGTDAQ from the coding sequence TTGCACAACCATAATCTATTAACGGGTTTATTGAAAGCAAACCGGGGGAAACTGGGCTTGACCTACGCGCTGAGTCTGGGCACACAGTTGCTGGCCTTGCTCGTGCCTTTGGCAATCGGGGAGGCGATTAATGGTTTGCTCGTACATGAATACACGTCCTTAGGATTGTTTGTTGGCTTGTGGATGGTATTGGCTGGCATGACGGTCGGGCGCAAGATGTATGACACGCGGGTTTTTATGGGGATTTATACTGCGGTTGTTCCGAAAGTTATTCAGCAGCAACGCGCGATGGGGATGGCGACCAGCAAACTGGTGGCTCGCTCCATGCTGATTCGTGAAGTGGTCGATTTTATGGAACGTGACATCCCCGATGTATTTTCGATGGTGATTACCTTCATCGGCTCGCTGATTATGTTGATGTTGTTTGATTGGCATATCGCACTGGCGGCCACCCTGATGCTGATTCCGGTGTTGGCCTTGAATGGCTCGCTGTGGCGACCCATCCAGCGTCTTAATCGCAGCATTAACAATAATCTGGAGCGTCAGGCTCAAGTGATTAACCAAGGCTCGCTATTACGGCTGGAACAACATTTTCGCTTTACGCGTTTCTTACGGATCAAAACCTCGGATATTGAAGCGGGGACTGGGGGAATTGTCGAACTGTTTGTGGTCGTGGTGACCATTTACGTGTTTACGTTCACGACGCAAACACCAGGCATTGAAGCGGGAACTGTGTTCTCCATCATTACGTATTTCTGGAATTTTCAGGGAAGTCTTGACCATTTGCCGACCCTGATGCAATCCATTTCACGGGTGAAGGATATTTTGCGGCGAATTCGCGAGGGGATAGGTACAGATGCGCAATGA
- a CDS encoding ribbon-helix-helix domain-containing protein: MATLHISLSDALKDFVQNQVESRGFSNASDYVRTLIREALEKQKLSETEKVLQKMAQLQAAYPTLATAAGRDAFFDNMIKESASTTAQQEDNIMQTAIAETNAHRQGK; the protein is encoded by the coding sequence ATGGCAACCTTACACATTTCACTTTCCGACGCACTGAAAGATTTCGTGCAAAACCAAGTAGAATCACGCGGCTTTTCCAATGCCAGCGACTATGTACGCACCCTAATCCGGGAAGCATTGGAAAAGCAAAAGCTTTCAGAAACGGAGAAAGTGTTACAAAAAATGGCGCAACTACAAGCCGCTTATCCAACACTGGCAACTGCTGCTGGGCGTGATGCTTTCTTTGACAACATGATCAAGGAGTCAGCAAGTACAACAGCGCAACAAGAAGACAACATTATGCAAACGGCTATCGCCGAAACCAACGCTCATCGGCAAGGCAAATGA
- a CDS encoding HAD family hydrolase — protein sequence MIWLPVLMTGGVLYASGKALQRVKKPAWFARQPAATDVQQADREMVVSAASLGVAAAGGLLALPVLGWLSLPVSLYLFVPVIREAGQVVGKERRVNDQVLTTARLGVCVVMGYTFIAALDAGLHTLMHRIQVRNEAAWRQALRQRFGEDAQPLVAWLEQTSQQPTAAQQLGERMGSRAAPLMLATCVLSTPVLGINRSAAFLTTFFGSHLRKLGPYTAHEFMRHALEQDILLTHPQLLDQAHKVDTVVFDGRILHDTVVCGQFGGIVRALRQQQRAVYVFADTDDRAGLIRQWQEEGKTVGYVGSGNNDLPAMQAANLAILHRHQVLTEGNVPHILLPRADLLPVLTVFELADTFASRQQFNLLAPIGVDVVDIATTLLLDFGLVYSVIFTYAGLMLGMGSARLPKLPQDKGQVVDPSLLVGQCQRGRRRYAAAPDK from the coding sequence ATGATTTGGCTTCCAGTATTGATGACAGGTGGGGTGCTGTATGCGAGTGGTAAGGCGTTGCAGCGTGTCAAAAAGCCCGCATGGTTTGCGCGTCAGCCCGCCGCTACGGATGTGCAACAAGCTGATCGTGAGATGGTAGTATCAGCCGCGTCACTGGGTGTGGCTGCTGCCGGAGGATTATTGGCGCTGCCCGTGTTGGGGTGGCTGAGTTTGCCGGTATCGCTGTACTTGTTTGTGCCGGTGATTCGCGAGGCTGGCCAGGTGGTAGGCAAAGAACGCCGCGTTAATGATCAGGTGCTGACTACTGCACGTTTAGGCGTGTGTGTGGTGATGGGGTATACCTTTATTGCGGCACTGGATGCGGGTTTGCATACCCTGATGCACCGGATACAGGTACGTAATGAAGCAGCGTGGCGACAGGCTCTCCGGCAACGTTTTGGCGAGGATGCACAGCCTTTGGTGGCTTGGCTGGAGCAAACTTCCCAGCAGCCGACCGCTGCCCAGCAGTTGGGCGAACGTATGGGGTCACGCGCTGCCCCACTGATGTTGGCAACGTGTGTGTTGAGTACGCCGGTATTGGGGATCAATCGCTCGGCGGCTTTCCTGACAACCTTCTTTGGCTCGCATTTGCGCAAGCTGGGGCCATACACCGCCCACGAATTCATGCGCCACGCCTTGGAACAGGATATTTTGCTAACCCACCCGCAGTTGCTGGATCAGGCTCACAAGGTCGATACCGTGGTGTTTGATGGACGTATCCTGCATGACACCGTGGTATGCGGGCAGTTTGGGGGAATCGTGCGGGCATTGCGTCAGCAACAGCGTGCGGTGTACGTGTTTGCTGATACCGATGATAGGGCAGGGCTGATCAGGCAATGGCAGGAGGAAGGCAAGACGGTCGGTTACGTCGGTAGTGGTAACAATGATTTGCCAGCGATGCAGGCGGCCAACCTTGCCATTTTGCACCGTCATCAAGTGTTGACAGAGGGAAATGTGCCGCACATTTTGCTGCCCCGTGCTGATTTATTGCCTGTGCTGACGGTATTTGAACTGGCGGATACGTTTGCCAGCCGCCAACAATTCAACCTGCTTGCCCCGATTGGGGTGGATGTGGTGGATATTGCTACCACTTTGTTGCTGGATTTCGGGCTGGTGTATTCGGTGATATTTACGTATGCGGGGCTGATGTTGGGGATGGGGAGTGCGCGGCTGCCGAAGCTTCCTCAAGATAAGGGGCAAGTCGTCGATCCTAGTTTGCTGGTCGGTCAGTGTCAGAGGGGGCGACGCAGATATGCTGCTGCACCAGACAAGTAA
- a CDS encoding non-ribosomal peptide synthetase, whose translation MKTVQALLDEVQALGIKFRLEGDKLGVKAAKGVLTDALRRELSARKAEIMAYLQPLQAPAAAAIIPVVTRNQPLPLSFSQQRLWLLHQLADQKQVYNIPCIWRLQGALAFAALETSLNQIITRHENLRTVFVERDGTLVQKILPTLTLTLGLLAVDGASSEQLDAHVRRLIDYPFTLEREPLLQATLLRVAAQEHLLVLNLHHIIADGWSLDVLVSELATLYTADVQGQTPALPTLPIQYADFAHWQRQAMQQGDYARQLDYWQQQLADAPALLNLAADRARPPQQRSKGAVYEAMLPEGLVAQLKTLAMQTDTTLFMVLQAAFAVLLARYSGQDDILLGSPIANRNRLETEGLIGCFINTLVLRTRLEGNPTFRELLAQVRKTTLDAYQHQDLPFDVLVETLHPERTTSHSPLFQVMLVLQNTRAETLQLLGLTASLLPAPSDVSAFDLTLSLQETPDGLVGVWEYATALFDTSTIKRMVAHWQVLLTGVVDNPQLAVAALPLLTAAEQQLVLHDWNATATAYPREVCLHELFAQQAAQTPDAPAVLCTGQSLSYRELNAQANALAFTLLQQGVQPDDLIGVCVERSLETSIAVLGVLKAGAAYLPLDPNYPPERISYMLDHAKVKVLLTQSPLAQRFTQYHDLQVLCLDPLELAATSLDCPEPYTAVDAEHLAYVIYTSGSTGLPKGVMIPHRALVNRALALADSYTLNPQDRVLQFAAFSFDVAAEEMFPTWLRGGCVVVAPRDCTQSVAELVRFVGQEQVSILNLPAPYWHEWVVQLANHAVPESVRLVVAGSDKVLKARLKRWQQHTGGRVPVYCGYGPTETTITATLYTGQDTKVGLTDSVLIGRPLPDTQTYILDRHRQPVPVGVPGELHIGGIALARGYLHRDDLTAETFIANPFVAEAGSRLYKTGDLVRYLPDGTIEFLGRIDEQVKIRGFRIELGEIAAVLQQHPAVQEAVVLAKDKASGHKYLVAYVVACSKAEVIPHPAFAELQALLTGTLAEQAQYLRRELREFVQQHLPDYMVPSAFVLLDAMPLSPSGKLNSRALPEPAIQADTAHVALRTPTDITVAGIWQELLQVNAVGAFDSFFDLGGHSLLITHLLHSVSQAFHVDLPVRSLFDFPTLAAFAEHIDHARAGLAGTVKAVDFQAEVWLDDDIVPATADFRVEKETLQTVFLTGATGFVGAFLLHELLQQTPAQLYCLVRANDEAAGLQRLQQSLAAHGLWQEAYRPRLIPVLGDLGLPRFGLTLDDFALLAQQIDVIYHNGAWVNHVYPYSVLKAANVGGTQEAIRLACHYRTKPLHFISSLSVFAPEVTEMYEDADLGSPELLENGYVETKWVADKIVSLAGQRGLPVTIHRVSGVAGMLAQGGFTLVKDNFYRAILTAVQLGIGLDSPLGEDNFVPADYACQAIVYLSSQRHLLGKTFHVGNRQNTRANLGYKALLGLGYNIRLLPPKQWQTELLRRAKDDPEIGLHPLLSLFTHYDFEREPEHILFDGRNTLAGLADSGMTCPVVGQASLAAYFAWLAQQGYLPLPPVGTLGDKRQGVKYVS comes from the coding sequence TTGAAAACGGTTCAGGCATTGCTGGATGAAGTCCAAGCCTTAGGTATCAAATTCCGCTTGGAAGGTGACAAGCTGGGTGTCAAAGCCGCCAAAGGCGTGTTGACGGATGCCTTACGCCGTGAATTGTCTGCCCGCAAGGCCGAGATCATGGCGTATTTGCAGCCGTTACAAGCCCCAGCCGCTGCGGCAATTATTCCAGTGGTAACACGAAACCAACCCTTGCCGCTATCATTTTCCCAGCAACGTTTGTGGTTGTTACACCAGTTGGCTGACCAGAAACAGGTCTACAACATTCCCTGTATCTGGCGTTTGCAGGGGGCGTTAGCGTTTGCTGCGTTGGAAACCAGCCTGAACCAGATCATTACCCGCCATGAAAATCTGCGCACGGTCTTCGTCGAGCGTGACGGCACATTGGTGCAAAAGATTTTGCCGACCCTGACGCTGACATTGGGATTATTGGCAGTGGACGGTGCTTCCTCTGAACAGCTTGATGCGCATGTCCGGCGGCTGATTGATTACCCGTTTACGCTGGAACGTGAACCGTTATTACAGGCAACCTTGTTGCGGGTGGCGGCGCAAGAACACTTGCTGGTGCTGAACCTGCATCACATTATTGCCGATGGTTGGTCATTGGATGTGTTGGTGTCCGAACTGGCAACGTTGTATACCGCTGATGTGCAAGGGCAAACACCTGCTTTGCCTACTTTGCCGATCCAGTATGCTGATTTTGCCCACTGGCAGCGTCAGGCCATGCAGCAAGGTGACTACGCCCGGCAATTGGATTACTGGCAGCAACAACTGGCGGATGCGCCCGCCTTACTGAATTTGGCGGCGGATCGCGCCCGTCCTCCACAGCAACGTTCCAAAGGCGCGGTCTACGAGGCGATGTTGCCAGAAGGGTTAGTTGCACAACTCAAAACGCTGGCGATGCAAACCGATACCACCCTGTTCATGGTGTTACAGGCTGCGTTTGCGGTATTGCTGGCGCGGTATTCGGGGCAAGATGACATCCTGCTGGGTTCACCGATTGCCAACCGCAACCGGCTGGAAACCGAAGGCTTGATTGGCTGTTTCATCAATACACTGGTGTTGCGTACCCGCTTGGAAGGCAACCCAACGTTCAGGGAATTGCTGGCACAGGTGCGCAAAACCACGCTGGATGCTTACCAGCATCAGGATTTGCCCTTTGATGTGCTGGTGGAAACTTTGCACCCGGAACGTACCACCAGCCATTCGCCGCTGTTCCAGGTCATGCTGGTCTTACAGAATACCCGTGCGGAAACTTTGCAATTGCTCGGTTTGACGGCCTCCCTGTTGCCTGCGCCGAGTGATGTATCGGCTTTCGACCTGACCTTATCCTTGCAGGAAACCCCGGATGGGTTGGTGGGGGTATGGGAATACGCCACCGCGCTGTTTGATACGAGCACCATTAAGCGCATGGTGGCGCATTGGCAAGTGTTGCTGACGGGTGTGGTGGATAATCCGCAGCTAGCCGTGGCGGCATTACCCTTGCTGACAGCCGCAGAACAACAGCTTGTCTTGCATGACTGGAATGCTACCGCGACGGCTTACCCGCGTGAGGTGTGTTTGCACGAATTGTTTGCCCAGCAAGCCGCACAAACCCCCGATGCACCTGCCGTCCTCTGTACCGGGCAGTCGCTCAGCTATCGAGAACTGAATGCTCAGGCGAATGCTCTGGCGTTTACCTTGCTGCAACAGGGCGTACAGCCGGATGACTTGATCGGAGTCTGTGTCGAGCGTTCACTGGAAACCAGTATTGCCGTGTTGGGCGTATTGAAAGCCGGGGCTGCTTATCTGCCGCTCGACCCGAATTATCCGCCAGAACGCATCAGCTACATGCTGGATCACGCCAAGGTCAAGGTCTTGCTGACGCAAAGCCCGTTGGCGCAACGTTTTACCCAATACCATGATTTGCAAGTGCTGTGTTTGGATCCGCTTGAGCTGGCTGCTACCTCGCTGGATTGCCCTGAACCCTATACGGCTGTGGATGCGGAGCATTTGGCCTATGTGATTTATACCTCTGGTTCTACGGGGCTACCCAAGGGCGTGATGATTCCGCACCGCGCCTTGGTCAACCGGGCGCTGGCATTGGCGGATAGCTACACCTTAAACCCCCAAGATCGGGTGTTGCAGTTTGCGGCGTTCAGTTTTGATGTGGCGGCGGAAGAGATGTTTCCGACGTGGTTACGCGGTGGTTGCGTGGTCGTTGCGCCGCGAGATTGCACCCAGTCGGTGGCGGAACTGGTGAGGTTTGTCGGGCAGGAACAGGTCAGCATCCTTAACCTGCCTGCGCCGTACTGGCATGAATGGGTCGTACAACTGGCGAATCATGCGGTGCCGGAGAGTGTGCGGTTGGTGGTGGCAGGCAGCGACAAGGTATTAAAAGCACGGCTGAAACGCTGGCAACAACACACCGGCGGACGTGTCCCTGTGTACTGCGGTTACGGCCCGACCGAAACGACGATTACCGCGACGCTGTACACTGGGCAGGATACCAAGGTTGGGCTGACCGACAGTGTACTGATCGGGCGACCTTTGCCGGATACACAAACCTATATTCTTGATCGCCACCGGCAACCCGTTCCTGTGGGTGTGCCGGGTGAATTGCATATCGGTGGCATTGCACTGGCTCGCGGTTATTTGCACCGTGACGATTTGACGGCGGAAACTTTCATTGCCAATCCGTTCGTAGCAGAGGCTGGCAGCCGTTTGTACAAAACGGGCGATTTGGTGCGCTATTTGCCGGATGGCACTATCGAATTTCTGGGGCGGATTGACGAACAGGTGAAAATTCGTGGTTTCCGCATCGAGTTAGGGGAAATTGCAGCGGTGTTACAGCAACACCCGGCGGTACAGGAAGCCGTGGTACTGGCAAAAGACAAAGCCTCAGGGCACAAGTATCTGGTGGCGTATGTGGTGGCGTGTTCAAAAGCCGAGGTCATTCCACACCCCGCATTTGCTGAGTTACAAGCCTTGTTGACGGGCACGCTGGCAGAACAGGCGCAATACCTGCGCCGCGAACTGCGCGAGTTTGTGCAGCAGCATTTGCCGGATTACATGGTTCCTAGCGCCTTTGTACTATTGGATGCTATGCCCTTATCCCCCAGCGGTAAGTTGAACAGCCGTGCCTTGCCAGAACCAGCAATACAGGCAGATACCGCCCATGTCGCACTGCGTACCCCGACCGACATAACGGTGGCGGGGATTTGGCAGGAATTGTTGCAAGTTAATGCAGTAGGCGCATTCGATAGTTTCTTTGATCTCGGTGGGCATTCCTTGCTGATTACCCATTTGCTGCATTCGGTATCGCAAGCATTCCATGTGGATTTGCCGGTGCGTAGCCTGTTTGATTTCCCCACGTTAGCGGCGTTTGCCGAGCACATTGATCATGCCCGCGCAGGTTTGGCGGGAACGGTGAAGGCCGTCGATTTCCAGGCGGAAGTATGGCTGGACGATGACATCGTGCCTGCCACCGCTGATTTCAGGGTGGAAAAGGAGACGTTGCAAACCGTGTTCCTGACTGGGGCAACCGGCTTTGTCGGGGCATTTTTACTGCATGAATTGCTGCAACAGACTCCGGCACAGCTTTATTGTCTGGTGCGGGCAAACGATGAAGCAGCGGGTTTGCAACGTTTACAACAGTCGTTGGCGGCGCACGGCTTGTGGCAGGAAGCCTATCGCCCACGTTTGATCCCCGTGCTGGGTGATTTGGGGCTGCCGCGCTTTGGTTTGACACTGGATGATTTTGCCTTGCTGGCGCAGCAGATAGACGTGATCTACCACAATGGCGCATGGGTTAACCATGTTTACCCGTATTCAGTATTGAAAGCAGCGAATGTGGGGGGGACACAAGAGGCTATCCGCTTGGCCTGCCATTACCGTACTAAGCCGTTGCACTTCATTTCCAGCCTGTCGGTATTTGCCCCGGAAGTCACCGAGATGTACGAGGATGCTGACCTCGGTTCGCCGGAGTTGCTGGAAAATGGTTACGTCGAAACCAAATGGGTGGCGGACAAGATCGTGAGTCTGGCAGGGCAACGTGGCTTGCCTGTCACCATCCACCGGGTCAGTGGCGTTGCCGGGATGTTGGCGCAGGGTGGTTTTACTTTGGTGAAGGATAATTTCTACCGTGCCATCCTGACCGCCGTGCAACTGGGTATAGGGTTGGATAGTCCGCTGGGTGAGGATAATTTCGTACCCGCCGATTATGCCTGCCAAGCCATTGTGTACCTGTCATCGCAGCGGCATTTGCTGGGCAAAACGTTCCATGTGGGGAATCGACAGAATACCCGTGCCAATCTGGGTTACAAGGCGTTGCTGGGTTTGGGTTACAACATTCGTTTATTGCCGCCGAAACAGTGGCAAACTGAATTGTTGCGCCGTGCCAAGGATGACCCGGAAATCGGTTTACACCCGTTGTTATCGCTGTTTACCCATTACGATTTTGAGCGTGAACCGGAACATATTCTGTTTGATGGGCGTAATACGCTCGCGGGTTTGGCGGATTCGGGGATGACTTGCCCGGTCGTGGGGCAAGCGAGTTTGGCGGCGTATTTTGCATGGCTGGCGCAACAAGGGTATTTGCCCTTGCCACCCGTTGGCACGCTGGGGGACAAACGGCAGGGGGTAAAGTATGTTTCGTGA
- a CDS encoding DUF481 domain-containing protein, which yields MRMTASFHFLTTGLLAVTLSVTTSLQAAETDKAIEPADNGWKGALELGISNTTGNVETKSANVGLQLNRETLPWRYRVAAKASSMDALGTRVSEDYLLDLQADYVLPNKNYWFGYAGYDSNKFASIDSRYVEIFGYGMNVVDTPKQKLDMELGLGGRQSTFTGTLGDEKGAIGHIGVEYSLQLTDNTKFTENLVVQPGSANTFTMSDTALEVGMSKNTSLKLGYSYTNNSDVFPGIKKTDATTSANIVIGF from the coding sequence ATGCGTATGACAGCATCCTTCCATTTCCTTACCACAGGCTTATTGGCGGTTACGCTGTCAGTAACAACATCGCTACAAGCAGCGGAAACAGATAAAGCCATCGAACCGGCAGATAACGGCTGGAAAGGCGCACTCGAACTCGGCATTAGCAATACGACGGGTAACGTTGAAACCAAAAGTGCTAATGTGGGTCTCCAGCTTAACCGTGAAACCTTGCCATGGCGTTACCGTGTTGCTGCCAAAGCCAGTAGTATGGATGCACTAGGTACGCGCGTTTCAGAAGACTACCTTCTCGACCTGCAAGCGGATTATGTCCTGCCCAATAAAAACTACTGGTTTGGCTATGCGGGGTACGATTCCAATAAGTTTGCCTCTATTGACTCACGTTATGTCGAAATTTTTGGCTATGGCATGAATGTAGTCGATACCCCCAAACAGAAATTAGACATGGAACTGGGTCTGGGTGGACGCCAAAGCACTTTCACCGGCACATTAGGTGATGAAAAGGGTGCAATTGGACACATAGGGGTAGAATACAGCCTACAGTTAACCGACAACACCAAGTTTACCGAAAATCTCGTCGTCCAACCCGGTTCAGCCAATACATTCACCATGTCTGATACGGCACTGGAAGTTGGTATGAGTAAAAACACCTCACTCAAGCTCGGTTACAGTTACACCAACAACAGCGACGTCTTTCCCGGCATTAAAAAAACGGATGCCACGACCAGCGCTAACATTGTTATCGGTTTCTAA